From Streptomyces sp. SCSIO 75703:
GGTGCGCCCGGCCGCTGTCGATCCTCCTCCGCAGTTCCGCGGGGTCCTGGCTGAGCGCGTCACCGGGCATGGGGGCTCCCTGGTCTGTCGGTCGTGTACGAACCGTTCTGGTCGTCGACAACCTAACTCCCAGGGGGAGTTGGGAGTACCCGGGCGCCCCCGGCCACCCGGGCCGGGGGCGTGGGAGGTGTCCGGTTCAGCCCCGGCCGAGGGTGCGGGCCACCTCGGTGGCCCAGTAGGTGAGGATGATGCCGGCGCCGGCCCGCTTGATGCCGGTGAGCGACTCCAGGACGGCCTGGTCCCGGTCGATCCAGCCCTTCTCGGCGGCGGCCTCGATCATCGCGTACTCGCCGGAGATCTGGTACGCGGCCACCGGCACGTCCACGGCGTCGGCGACGCGGGCCACGATGTCGAGGTAGGGGCCGGCGGGCTTGACCATGACGATGTCGGCGCCCTCCGCCAGGTCGAGCGCCACCTCCCGCAGGGACTCGCGGGAGTTGGCCGCGTCCTGCTGGTAGGTCTTGCGGTCGCCGGTGAGCGAGGAGCCGACGGCCTCGCGGAAGGGGCCGTAGAAGGCGGAGGCGTACTTGGCGGTGTAGGCGAGGACGGCGACGTCCTCGCGCCCGATCCCGTCGAGGGCCTCGCGGACGACGCCGATCTGCCCGTCCATCATGCCGCTGGGGCCGACGACGTGCGCCCCGGCCTCGGCCTGGGCGCGCGCCATCTCGGCGTACCGCCCGAGGGTCGCGTCGTTGTCGACCCGGCCCCCGGAGTCCAGCACGCCGCAGTGGCCGTGGTCGGTGAACTCGTCCAGGCACAGGTCGGACATGACGAGCAGGTCGTCGCCCACCTCGGCCCGCACGTCGCGCAGGGCGACCTGGAGGATGCCGTCCGGGTCGGTGCCGGCGCTGCCGGTGGCGTCCTTC
This genomic window contains:
- the hemB gene encoding porphobilinogen synthase produces the protein MTTYGHFPRTRPRRLRSTPAMRRMVAETRLHPADLVLPAFVREGVSEPVPISAMPGVVQHTRDSLRKAAVEAAGAGVSGIMLFGVPEEAKKDATGSAGTDPDGILQVALRDVRAEVGDDLLVMSDLCLDEFTDHGHCGVLDSGGRVDNDATLGRYAEMARAQAEAGAHVVGPSGMMDGQIGVVREALDGIGREDVAVLAYTAKYASAFYGPFREAVGSSLTGDRKTYQQDAANSRESLREVALDLAEGADIVMVKPAGPYLDIVARVADAVDVPVAAYQISGEYAMIEAAAEKGWIDRDQAVLESLTGIKRAGAGIILTYWATEVARTLGRG